gccattcggatatggggacacagaggcttccagtctgaggaaacaagatcagctgagaaggtggccaggtgaggttagctatggcttgttctgcttctctgatcttccagtgttcacctcaatacctggctcaaggtttgattttattaataagaacttttaagattcctgctacagttgttGCTATATTtcgtttgtggttttttttcttttcttttttttcctttttctttaagaaatattcttctcattctacataccacccagagatcccccctcctccctcctcccaccgtccagccctccctccctagccaccccacatccccacaccccccaaatcaagatctcccatggggagtcagcagagtccagtacacagagcctaggcaggtccaagcccctcccattgcaccaaggctgcgcacaCCACAGTcacaggctcccaaaagcctgggGCAAGTGTTTCAAAACACAGTTTTCTAACTACATTCCAAGGGTTTTGATTCCACATATCTAGAGTGGGGCTCAGACCTCTTTTTTAACCAATTTCCCAGGGGATATGTATGCTACTGATCTCATCAGATCAACAGACCTGGTCATTTCTTATCCTTTGTGATGAATATGTCATACTTTTCCTGATTTTTGGAAAATTTCaatatatcatcttttttttaGTCCTAGTGTTAAAGGATGTTTTACCTATTTTAACCAAAAGAGAGAAGAGATCCAAAGAGACATTCATGAGCATTTGCTGCCAAATGACAATCAACACCTCATCTTACAGACTCAGCCTTGCATTCTGGTATGAAGAGTAAGCAGTCCAAATCCACAAGTCAAGCCATCCATTTGGGCACTTGCTCACGCTGTCTACTCAGGACTCAGGCCTGTGATTCCCCTTTCCACTCTTGcacctgtttctcctcctcctcactggaaTGTTTTCATCACAATAAAACTATGGAGGCTCGTCTTCAGAAAACCAAGCACAGGAGCGCTGAAGAGCCTTTCAGCACCGCAACCCCCCTCTCTCATTTGTTCACTCTCATTTGATGACTTGCTTTCTGACTCCTTTGTTCTTAAACACCCTCAAAACAGGATTCCTGTTCCCCAACCACTGTTCCACAGCTGGTCTTCTGCCCCCACTTTCCCCCCCAGGCtcctcttgagcagggagaagtgggaaatatttagatagaaatatagaggagagagagacaggagacaggagacagatagaaacacaggatagcctctggAGGgtctgggtcaaaacccaccagctcCTTCTAtctctgctaaagggcttttaaaggaatgccaaagggtggagcaaaagaccgcCCCCCCAACCAAGTGCAGAacattccaaacacctggtaaccacgcatgCCGTCAATCCACCCCAAATGCAGCCCTagtgtgtaaagcaagctcagatctcactaggaaacctctgtgggctcccacagtcttCTGTCTTCTTATGAAATTCAGCAGTCAACCTGAGTTCTCAGCCACAGACTGTATCAACACTTCCAAGGCTCGGGGAACACCATGGAAGAGCGGTGAAGagaatgtgagagccagaggatggggaggagtgctgtgaagtGCTGTCTCTGGCCATGCCATGGACATTGCATTCATGTACTCACTGCAGCTACAGCTACCTACACAAGAGCTGTGGCGAGCTCCAGCCAAGAGGATCAGCTACAGTACCAGCAGGCTGCCCATCACTGGACTTACTGGGttccaggaaacaaaaacaacaaaaagagagaacaaaagggTGGAAGGGGGATGTGTTGAGGGTAGTCCAAGGGGAATGGGTGGGGGAATTATGGGTAGATATGATATTGTCTTTGGAATtgttgaagaataaataaaagatgactCTGTAGTCAGTCCGTAGTGCTTTGGACCTACCAGCCTAACTTGAAACAGTTGGTtactctcacttttttttttttttttttttttggtttttggagacagggtttctctgtgtagctttgcgcctttcctggagctcacttggtagcccaggctggcctcgaactcacagagatccgcctggctctgcctcccgagtgctgggattaaaggcgtgcgccaccaacgcccggcttggtTACTCTCACTTTTGCAGTGTTATTTAATCACCCACCATCTGCCTTGTTTTGTCTGTCCCTCCTGCTCTGTATTATAATATTCCAGATTTTTAACTGTTGTATGAGTTGGTATTTTTTATGTCTATCCCTTTTCATATACTAATCCATGTACAATCAGAACTTTTAGTATTTTTTCATCTTactatgtttttaatatattgaatAGTCTTATTTCAAGTCAGCCCATATTTCAACTAATCTAAACACTGATGCAGTCTAGACTTTCAATATTTAACTGCTTTGCCACATTTCTATATAGTTGATAGATAAAAGtagtatttcaaatatttattaatatatacatcTGAATTGCATATAATTTTCCTCATGTACTGTCTTTATATGACCATTCCTCTGTACAAAAAATTATAGAATTACAAAACTTTAAGTCATTTTtgacccctctctctcacactccaTACTATTTctatcaacaaataaatattttgaaaatatgtaaatatatatattctggttAATATTGAATATTGAGAAAAAGGAactgaaaattctagaaaaatcttCAAGTATGGGCAACTGAATTCAGTTCTTAATAGATACACTACATGTCCCTAAGGAACTTTTTGTAGAGCCCCAACTCCACTCTGAGTCTCCATCTACCATGTATAGTGTTGTATGGAAGAGCACTGTTGACCTAAAAAGGAATTGTCAGCCCAGGGTCCTCATTATTAACGAGTAATTGAGATAAAGGTAACAGAAGTTAAGTGGGAGGTTGGGGTCTCCAGTATCCATGGTATGAGGCTATGATgtcagtgctgaggtcacagaggTGATCTGATAGAATGGGTTCCAGCCCAGAAGGCCTCCGGGGTGGCTGTGCAGCAAGATGAGGGCGGTTTGGAGCCCTGCCTAAGAGGAAGGACGGGGCCACAGCAGATTGGTGTGTATCCCCCAGACCAGGTCCCTTTACTGCCCTCCATCCCTTTATTCATCATCTGAAGACCATTTCCCTGGGCCCTGAGTGTTTTTCCCTAACCGACACATCTTAATTCCATAATTTCCCCAAAGCACCCCTCTCCAAGTGACCTCATGGTCCTTTTCATATGGACACTACACCTTCCCCTGCCTGAGACCCTAGGCTCTCTTTCTACTCCCTTTTCACTTTCACTCTTGTTTGAAAAGATGATCTCTGTCTCCCCCTCATTCCCTCAGCTGTGTCCCCACAGACCTGGGCCTCCTGCTGCCCACCATGGCTAAAAGTGGAGAGGCTCTACCACAGGGCATCCCAGCGCCAGCCCAGGATTCCCACCTCATCAGGGTGACAGTGAAGACACCCAAGGACAAGGAGGATTTCTCAGTTGTAGACACTTGCACCATCCGGCAGCTGAAGGAAGAGATATCACACCGCTTTAAGGCACATCCAAATCAGCTGGTCCTGATCTTTGCGGGAAAAATCCTCAAGGACCCTGACTCACTGGCACAGTGTGGAGTACGAGATGGCCTCACAGTTCACTTAGTCATCAAGATGCAGCGCCGGACCACAGGCACTGAGTGCCCAGCTCCACCAGTCTCTACTCCAGGCCCAAATCCTGGAGTACTCCCTCAGTCAAGTTCTGTTTACCCTGTGGATGGGTCTCCTTCTTTCAACTTAGGTGTCCTCACAGGCCTCAGTGGGTTGGGTCTGACCTCAGGGAACTTCTCTGACCAGCCAGGCTCACTAATGTGGCAGCACATCTCAGTGTCTGAACTTGTGGCTCAGCTTGTTGATGACCCCTTCATCCAGGGTCTGCTGTCCAACACAGGCCTAGTGCGCCAGCTGGTTCTTGACAATCCTCATATGCAGCAGCTGATCCAGCAGAACCCTGAGATTGGTCATATTCTTAACAACCCTGAGATCATGCGGCAGACGATGGAGTTCCTACGTAATCCTTCCATGATGCAGGAGATGATGCGTAGCCAGGACCGTGCACTCAGTAACCTGGAGAGCATCCCTGGTGGCTACAATGTGCTCCGTACTATGTACACAGATATTATGGATCCCATGCTTAATGCAGTACAGGAACAGTTTGGTGGTAATCCTTTTGCTACTACTACTGctagtaccaccaccaccagcagccaaCCTTCAAGGACAGAGAATTGTGACCCTCTTCCCAACCCATGGACTTCCACATATGGGGTCTCAGGTGGCAGACAAAGAAGACAACCTGGGGACCAGGATGCATCTGAGAGTAGAAATAGGCTTCCAAGCTTTCTGGGTAATATAGGACTCTTTGATTATCTCCAGCAGTTACATGAGACCTCCCAGTCCCTGGGACCCTTTCTGCAGGGTACTGTGTCCACTCCGAGCCCAAGCCAGGAAGCACCACTATCAGGAAACAGAGTTCCTCCAACTTTACCCTCATCCCCAAAACCTGGGTCCGGTCAGCCTCTCCCCAAAGAGTCAGTAGCCATCAAGGGAAAGTCCTCCTGCCCAGCTTTCTTGAGACAGTCATCGGAGAACAGTACTGGACAAGGCAGAAGCCTACATGATGCAGGGAAGGGATCTACTGGCCCGAGCACTAGCCTGCCCAATCTTAACTCTCAGATAAGGGATTCTGCCAACAGGTCGCCATTTGTGCCTACGCTATCTTCCCTTGTGGCAGTCACTGCTGGAGTCCCAGAATCTCCTTGGCTGCCTCCAACAGGTTATCTAAGACCTCTGAGGCCAGCTGGCACAAATCAAGTCCCTCTAACACAGAATGAGATACACCAACAGCTACCACTACTGTTGCACCTTCAGGCAGCCATGGCAAATCCCCGTGTCATGCAAGCCTTGCTGCAGATTGAGCAGGGTCTCCAGATCCTGGCTACCGAAGCACCGCGTCTCCTACTTTGGTTCATGCCCTGCCTAACAGGGTTGAGTGGAGTGTCAGGAGGTACAGAATCTAGAGAAGGTGCTGTCATATCTGAGGATCCCCACACAGCCCCAGCTCCTCAGGTTTCCCAAGCACCGGGTTCTGCAGAGCTAGGCTTCCATTCCACTCCCTTCCTCCAGGTGTTGCAAGCCTTAGCTACTACCAATCCTCAACAGCTACAACTGGAGGCTCACTTCCGGGTGCAACTGGAGCAGTTACGGGCTATGGGCTTTCTGAATCTTGAAGCCAATCTCCAGGCCCTCATTGCTACAGGGGGTGATGTAGATGCTGCTGTGGAGAAGCTGAGGAAGTCTTAGGAACTCTAGTTAATTGGaccttgtcttttcctttgtgcCTTTCCCCCATGCCTTATTACCGTAGTTCTCCTATTCTTGAATACAGCTGCACTATAAACCAAATTACTATGATGTTCTTTACTGTGGAGACAATGTTCTGGAGTCAATGAAGaagacggaaaaaaaaaaaacaaccagaaataGGAAATAGGGTGGGGATGCTGTGTGACCCAGCTGTGCCTGCCACTCTCCTACCTGGGGCCCTCGACTGAGCTCTGTGTATACCTATCTCGAGATGCAATTACATCCAATCTCTAGTGCCAGCTATTGCCTGAGTCTGATTCTTGTGGGCtctgagaaaagggagaaaacgTGGAGGAAAACAAGCAGTAAgggctgtttctctggagagctTAGGAAGCTAAAAGGTTGGAAGCTAGAGGAGCCAAAAGCTTGGGAATGGGAAGGAACGTTGCTGCCATCCTTGTAAGTGGAGGCCCTGGATTTCCTGGTATCCTGGAAGTTTTTCAGATCATGTGTACTATAGGAGCTCCTACCACATCTTCTGCTTTATGGTATGCCTTAGTTCTCGCCTGGCTCCAGAAAAGGCACAATTTCTTAATTTATTGTCCCTAAAGACTATCTCACAGACTTGACATTAATCTCTTGAGTGGGTAAGAGCTAGAGAAGCAAGGATGCAGGCTCAACTATGATGATAGATTCTGCAGTTTCACCTAGTTTATATTATTCCTTATAGCCAGGTTCGGAGTTGAttaccatttcttcttcttcccctttctcttctcctcctccttctcctggccctcctattcttttgtttttgaagatttatttattatgttttatgtgaacatatgtgtacaatgtgtgtccttgttcttgtagaggccaaaagaaggcatcagacccgTGCAGCTGGATTTAGAGGGAGTTgggaaccacctgatgtgggttctgggaactgaacccagatcctctgcaagagcagtgagacTCTAAACTGTCAGGAGAGTTGAATTCTTACATTTTCTAGCTCAAATATGAAGCGGCTGCCCTACACTTAGTATCTGGGTATTAGGAATTCAATGTGAGTAAAATAGATACAACTCTTCCCTCATTGGTTTATGGTATACAGGCAGCAATTGTtcaaacaaaatgtattttatttgtggttATAATCTATaagtttggaagaaaatgatgaGTCTGGCGAGATGGGTCAGTGTGTAAGAGCACCTACAGTCAACTGTGAGGACCCACCTTCCAATCCTCGGAGGCCATACAAAAGCTGGCTTTGTAGCATGAATGTCTGTTACCTCAGTGCTCCTGCAGGAAGCCgtgaaggagagacaggagactcTTCAGATGCTCATGGCctgctagcctggtgtacagagtggaAAACAGCAACAGAGACCTCGTCTGAAACAAGGTGGTAGATGGGAAGTGAcactgcaggctgtcctctggtctccacacgagtgaatgcacacacacacacacacacaacaccacacacacacaacacacacaaccacacacacacacacacacacacaacacacacacacacacaacacacacacacaacacacacacacacacacaacacaacacaaaaacaacacacacacaacaacacaacacacacaacacacacacacacacacacacacacacacacacacacacaccacacacacacacaacacacacacacaccacacacacacacacacacacacacacacacacacacacacaacaaacacacacacacacacacacacacaacacaccacacacacaccacacaccacacacacacaccacacacacacacacacacacacaacacacacacacacacacacacacaccacacacaccacacacacacacacacaccacacacacaccacacacacacacacacaacacacacaccacacacacacacacacacacaccacacacacacacacacacacaccacacacacacacacaccacacacacacacacaccacacacccaccacacacacacacacacaccacaccacacacacacacaccacacacacacacacacacacacaccacacacacacacacacaccacacaccacacaccacacacacacacacaccacacacacacacacacacacacacaacacacaccacacacacacaccacacacacacacacacacacacacacaccacaacaccaccacacacacacacacacacacacaccacacacacacacacacacacacacacaacacacacacacacaccacacacataccacacccacaaacaccacacacacacacacacacacacaacacacaacacacacacacacaaacaccacacaacaccacacacacacacacacacaacacacaccacacaaacacacacacacaaacacacacacacaaacacacaacacacaaaacaccacacacacaacaaacacacacaacatacacaccacacacacaaacaccacacacacaacacacacacactcacacaccacacacacacaaacaccacatacacacaaacacacacacaaacacaccacacacacacacatcacacacatacaaacaccacacacacaaacaccacacacatacacacaaacaccacatacacacaaacaccacatactcacacaccacacacacacacacacacacatcacacacatacaaacaccacacacacacacacaaacaccacacccatacacacaaacaccacacacacaaacaagtgaATCAAGTGAGCCATGATTTTCGGTACCTATACACAGGAATGTGTGCATGAATATATACTGGAAGAAAGGCACAAATAATGTATCCCAGTGCATCTCCACATGAGCATACCCTGTGCACAGATGTAATGTGTATATACTAAATATGGTCCTTGAAGTCAAAGTTTTCACAGAGTagcaatacaaacaaaaacactcatgCTTTAGTGCAGCCAGAGAAGAGGTCTGCAATTGATTATATCTCTGCGGGAAAACT
The sequence above is drawn from the Peromyscus leucopus breed LL Stock chromosome 1, UCI_PerLeu_2.1, whole genome shotgun sequence genome and encodes:
- the Ubqln3 gene encoding ubiquilin-3, with the protein product MAKSGEALPQGIPAPAQDSHLIRVTVKTPKDKEDFSVVDTCTIRQLKEEISHRFKAHPNQLVLIFAGKILKDPDSLAQCGVRDGLTVHLVIKMQRRTTGTECPAPPVSTPGPNPGVLPQSSSVYPVDGSPSFNLGVLTGLSGLGLTSGNFSDQPGSLMWQHISVSELVAQLVDDPFIQGLLSNTGLVRQLVLDNPHMQQLIQQNPEIGHILNNPEIMRQTMEFLRNPSMMQEMMRSQDRALSNLESIPGGYNVLRTMYTDIMDPMLNAVQEQFGGNPFATTTASTTTTSSQPSRTENCDPLPNPWTSTYGVSGGRQRRQPGDQDASESRNRLPSFLGNIGLFDYLQQLHETSQSLGPFLQGTVSTPSPSQEAPLSGNRVPPTLPSSPKPGSGQPLPKESVAIKGKSSCPAFLRQSSENSTGQGRSLHDAGKGSTGPSTSLPNLNSQIRDSANRSPFVPTLSSLVAVTAGVPESPWLPPTGYLRPLRPAGTNQVPLTQNEIHQQLPLLLHLQAAMANPRVMQALLQIEQGLQILATEAPRLLLWFMPCLTGLSGVSGGTESREGAVISEDPHTAPAPQVSQAPGSAELGFHSTPFLQVLQALATTNPQQLQLEAHFRVQLEQLRAMGFLNLEANLQALIATGGDVDAAVEKLRKS